The segment TGTGGTTTGATTCTTTGCTTAGGATGTTGAGTTTggatgatatttaataaataatagcatTAGCCAAAATAAGTggccatttaaagaacaaatcatacgaatagattaacagtaaatacataaatatttcctacattatattactttttgtgtgttttattcaaaaatgttgatatattttatgaataattgcCCAGTGGtcatttaatatattatttcactaatattttattaatgcgGTTTACCAGTTTGGATAATCtgacaatgaagaaaaaacatgctaagCCAAAGTGCACCAGACCAGACCTGCAGGCAGGGCCGGTTCTAGACGGGGCTAATAGGGGTTCTAaagaaattatactaaataaatgtatttttaaaatattcagtggtagatattttttttcttcacaattttctttttaaggtattattgaaaatacacaaaaattatttttaataaaaattaatttaatgaattaaaaataatggtACTACTCTTTTAACTGCTGTATGAAGATAGGATCACACTTTCCATCTACTAAATCAGGGATCTGCAACCTGAATCTTTGGAgacacaagtggctctttggctcacattatttaatgatgaaatattgctctgtttttatttaactcttttttttaagtgtctccATAAAAACACTGTATGCACAGGAAATTCAagaaaattatagtttttttgtgccTAGGTTGATTTttagtggacataaaaaaatgtaaattccattttttatgtccaaattagtaaatgagtaggttgtcgtcattgatccttaatttgtgagaaataaaaaaacatcgttgcgcaaatattgattgaaatggttagtattggagttaataatcagatacaaaaatgttttggaggaattttttggcttctgacactattgcatgattaaacactccccgggtcaaattgacccacaaACACCCTAGAAACGAACACAACAGGAGGGTTAGGTCTTGTGTTGcttttaacaagttttcttcctGTATTGTCCTTTATTTAGCTACGTCATCTGTGCCCAGCCTCCCTGTTTCTGCTGGTTAGAAGCATCCTAAGCGGTGAACCTTTGGCCAAGTTTCaaattgttgttctttttttttttaagatttaaaaaaaatttcttccaATATTGCTCTGCATTTAACTCGGACATCTCCCATCATCTCTGACTTTGTTTTGCTAAGTAGGCTAATTCATCATATGAATGGATTAATTCAAAGAGCCAATAACCTTTAACCTGTACAACCTATTGATTTGAGCTCTGTTCTTAGAAAGAACTAACAggtaaacagtttaaaattaaCATAGAATATGGATCGAAATTTTTTTTAGGTTCTTTATTGAGCTTAAACCTAGAGGTTTAAGTAAGGAGAATGCTTTTGAGCatataattacataaaacaaaaatgtatattatgaTCAAACAAGtttgttagtttgtttgttGACATGTAAAGATGGTTGTGATGATGAATTAGTCGACATTCTCATAATTTTTGCGTTTAATGTCCAGGCAGAGGCACACTCCGACTACCACGccaaacacctgcaaagggtAAAAGATGGAGTTAGACGCTGGGAATGAAATAATGTAGCATACCTAAAGAGTTgctttagcttttaaaataatataactgACTTTTAATTTGCTTGAGTAAGAATGGAGTCTGATTTTTGCAGAATCCTACCAGGTAAAATTTACATTTGCTCCATAAATGCAGTGGCTAAACATGTGCTTCTGTCGTGTATTTTCCCAAGGGAAGATCTAAAGCCTGCCTTTGATTCACATTCTGGCTtttaatgaatacatttttacataatttaaggCTTCTGACATcttattaaaactttataagCAGTTTACCTCTGTGATTCCAAGAGCAATGCAAACACCGCCGACCCACACCAGATTCTTCAACAGAAAGAGCTTTAAAGCTGAGATACATCCCTGAGGAAGAAGACAGAGTTTAACTGTTTATCCTCAGAAATGTGGTTAGACTCTTCAGCTGAAATATCTCAGCAGAGCAGACCTTTCTGTGAGCTTTTTCCTTGTCATGTCCACAGCCTTTTCTCTTCTCCGGGCAGCAGGAATCTGGCACGGCTTCATGGTTTCGCCAGCCCACACTTCTGGACCAGTCGGTGTAAGTGTCGGCGCCGCAGCATTTGAACTGCAGCAAAAGTTAAAGTAGAGAAAGGTTAAAAGTTAGAAGTTACATCCTAAATgcctaaattacattttgtcagttttgaaaaaggaaaaaaaaagaagaaataaacagtctatatacatccatccatccatccattttctgttcacccttgtccctaatggggtcgggaggtgctggtgcccatctccagctacgttccgggcgagaggcggggttcaccctggacaggtcgccagtctgtcgcagggagTCTATATACACTCAATTGGTATAAATAACTTCATTACAATTATGGggatttaaaaatacatttgaacaaaaaatggatgcacaagtttaaatttattctaATCCTTTCAAAATTGTACACACCCACACGCctgatattttgttaaatatcagGCGTGATATTGCTTCCTCTCTACAGTTGAGAGGAAGCAGTTATAGCTCCTCAGGAAGACCAGCTCTGTGCTAAAATGCCCCTATGACCCAGTGAATGTGGAAGGAGACAGAAGGAGTCTTGCTCAGATGACATCACTGTTGGACAATGTCCCCCTCCCCAGGCATAAAGCTGTTACTGAACTGAAGAGCTCCTTCAGTTGCTGCGCTTCCATTAACCATTGAAatgcacaaatttaaattacaaaaacacaaattttgaaaaaaaaaaacccaaaacaaacttgtttttgatcaaatgtttttgcactgggatgaggtggtttttcgaCCGTatctcagtaaatatattttggaaacactttttccgcTTCActcgagtcatgtgatcaacggTCAAATTTTATTACCggtgaaaacaagaaagaagacgacaggaagtagtaggaggatgaaTCTGCATGCATTGTTTGTCTTTCACTTTGCTGCTGGTCCCTCAGTGAGGGACAATAAAGGTAATTTCTATTCTGTTTCTCCCAATGTTGTTTATCACCTTTTCCTGCATCCTGTTGATGGCTTGTCTGTCCTTTGGGCTGTATTTGTAGACCGCGGTCCGAACTTGGGTGTTGATCCTGCTGTTCATTTGCACAAGGGcagtctgcagaaaaaaatcagagatcAGCATAAGCCCATGATGGCACAGCACTTAGTTTTATTTAAGGTGCTactatgttttttatataatgaTATTAAAGATATTTTCAGATCCatccttcagtttttttttttactttgatgtaaaaataatttcctgaaGGAAGGATTAAAGTGCCTCACCCTGCTGcgaaatataaaaaaagcagCTCCTGTAAATATCTCCAAAAGGACGATGATTATCAGGATGCAGATGAACTAATCCAccaagaaacagagaaaaataaattgtctttttagATAAACTTGAGTCACATTTAACTAAGAgagttttaaaactattttggaATATTTGGTACATACACAAAACACCATGGGAGAATTATTCAAGAATGCCCCACAATGTCCCAAAAGGGACACAAGGGTGATGATGGTGCCCACGGCAATGAGGACGATGGCGATTTTGGACAAGCTGCTCCCTGCAAAAGTGCCGATCTGCAAGTAGGTCGAGTACTGGAGAGCTCCGATTGTGATGAGGGCGACCCCAGATGCCTGAAGGACAAATGCGAAACACCTAAGAATACTGCTGTTGCAATATTAAGCTCAGCTAATACTCATGATCTAGTAGTCAATTTCTTAATCTATCAAATTTCAATCcgaaaaattaattattttaccGTCTTATTGCGTAATCtatgaaaaaacagaagaatctggagatttctacatatttgtttagGATGTATATTGTAGATCTAGAATCAACA is part of the Xiphophorus couchianus chromosome 10, X_couchianus-1.0, whole genome shotgun sequence genome and harbors:
- the LOC114151793 gene encoding CD63 antigen-like codes for the protein MCSFCSTKCWFVFFNGIFLASGVALITIGALQYSTYLQIGTFAGSSLSKIAIVLIAVGTIITLVSLLGHCGAFLNNSPMVFCFICILIIIVLLEIFTGAAFFIFRSRTALVQMNSRINTQVRTAVYKYSPKDRQAINRMQEKFKCCGADTYTDWSRSVGWRNHEAVPDSCCPEKRKGCGHDKEKAHRKGCISALKLFLLKNLVWVGGVCIALGITEVFGVVVGVCLCLDIKRKNYENVD